A region of Allocoleopsis franciscana PCC 7113 DNA encodes the following proteins:
- a CDS encoding LmeA family phospholipid-binding protein produces MEFITILLSSLLALVSPIGLITDKIIANNLRSRLNKVEQLQVRVDNAPSYQLVQGKVERVRIAGRGLWLTPDIRIGALEIETDPLNVDLQRLRQGGQRSPKAALRQPAQAGVRFALTEADINKALQSPAIMARLRVLGSRFLGGSPEAYEVLNPRMDFLGNNRIRFQVELRQKDAATTALMVESGLSFTAGHSLKLTEPAVTLNGQSLSPILIAGFSEGIGRRFDLRTLEEAGITARVLQLKIDTDELGVAAFVRVDASNPSSASITGGRRP; encoded by the coding sequence GCCAATAATCTCCGCTCCCGATTGAATAAGGTGGAGCAATTGCAAGTTCGTGTGGACAACGCACCTAGTTACCAATTAGTACAGGGTAAAGTGGAGCGAGTGCGGATTGCAGGTCGAGGATTATGGCTCACTCCGGATATTCGCATTGGGGCCTTGGAAATAGAAACAGACCCTCTGAATGTTGACTTACAGCGTCTCAGGCAGGGGGGTCAGAGGTCGCCCAAGGCGGCGCTACGCCAACCGGCACAAGCAGGGGTACGTTTTGCTCTTACCGAGGCAGATATCAACAAGGCTTTGCAGTCACCCGCTATTATGGCTCGCTTGCGAGTTCTGGGTAGTCGCTTTTTGGGAGGTTCCCCAGAGGCTTATGAGGTTCTCAATCCCCGGATGGATTTTTTGGGCAACAACCGCATCCGCTTTCAGGTCGAGTTGCGCCAAAAAGATGCCGCCACAACGGCGCTGATGGTGGAGTCGGGACTGAGTTTTACTGCCGGACACAGCTTAAAACTCACGGAACCCGCCGTTACTCTCAACGGACAATCGCTCTCACCTATTTTAATTGCAGGGTTCTCTGAGGGCATCGGTAGACGATTCGATCTCCGCACCTTGGAAGAGGCAGGGATTACGGCACGAGTCTTACAATTGAAGATAGATACGGATGAGTTAGGAGTAGCAGCATTTGTCCGAGTTGATGCCTCAAACCCGTCGTCTGCATCTATCACAGGGGGGCGTCGTCCATAA
- a CDS encoding ArsR/SmtB family transcription factor, with the protein MPTANTVPQEVVQQVAEYFSILSEPMRLRILNLLREGEKCVQELVEATATSQANVSKHLKVMLQAGILSRRSEGTSAYYKVEDELIFELCNLVCDRLATRIEQQARHFRDFSLTNKE; encoded by the coding sequence ATGCCCACAGCGAACACTGTACCACAAGAAGTAGTACAACAAGTTGCTGAATATTTTAGTATCTTGAGTGAGCCAATGCGACTGCGAATTTTAAATTTGCTTCGTGAAGGCGAAAAATGTGTACAAGAGCTAGTAGAGGCAACAGCCACGAGTCAGGCGAATGTATCCAAGCACCTCAAGGTGATGCTGCAAGCCGGTATCCTCAGTCGTCGATCTGAAGGAACATCGGCTTACTACAAAGTAGAAGATGAATTAATTTTTGAGCTTTGTAATTTGGTTTGCGATCGCCTCGCCACACGAATTGAGCAGCAAGCCCGTCATTTCCGGGACTTCAGTCTTACCAATAAGGAGTAA
- a CDS encoding GerMN domain-containing protein, with translation MQDQHNHNARRIPIGLIASVSAALVTAGAGATWWVWNSNQSSQTPPQTTTQAPTTSQPSNPTLPSPQPVQPTAEETVKIYWVNNVNNKIEVVPSSVTLKKTDKPSDILEGAFESLLAGPVNQAFSTTIPQGTKLKNVSLQADGVHVDLSEEFTEGGGSASMTGRVAQVIYTASSLDPAAKVWISVEGKPLEVLGGEGLMLDQPMTRQSFEQNFNL, from the coding sequence ATGCAAGACCAACACAATCACAATGCTCGTCGCATTCCTATCGGTTTGATTGCTAGTGTTTCTGCGGCATTAGTCACAGCAGGTGCAGGTGCAACTTGGTGGGTGTGGAATTCAAATCAGTCGTCCCAAACACCACCCCAGACAACAACGCAAGCACCAACCACATCTCAACCCAGTAATCCTACCCTGCCCTCACCGCAACCTGTTCAGCCCACTGCTGAGGAAACCGTTAAGATTTATTGGGTCAATAATGTCAATAACAAAATAGAGGTAGTTCCCAGTTCGGTTACCTTAAAGAAAACCGATAAACCCAGTGACATCTTAGAGGGGGCATTTGAAAGCTTATTAGCCGGGCCAGTTAATCAGGCTTTTAGCACAACCATTCCTCAGGGAACGAAACTCAAGAATGTCTCTTTGCAAGCTGACGGCGTTCATGTCGATTTGTCCGAGGAATTTACCGAGGGTGGCGGTAGTGCCTCAATGACAGGTCGGGTAGCGCAGGTGATCTACACAGCCAGCAGTTTAGATCCAGCCGCTAAGGTTTGGATTTCTGTGGAAGGGAAGCCCCTTGAAGTTCTAGGGGGTGAGGGGTTAATGCTGGATCAGCCGATGACTCGCCAAAGCTTTGAGCAAAACTTTAATTTATAA